A section of the Humulus lupulus chromosome 2, drHumLupu1.1, whole genome shotgun sequence genome encodes:
- the LOC133815035 gene encoding uncharacterized protein LOC133815035, which produces MLDELTYRSPINWDEMGERKFLGSESVNEVIGKIRAWMIASQDWHNSYVDLRRYVECVVGDYVFLRVSLMKGVKRFGKKVKLCPRYVGPFEILDRVGQVAYRLAMHPNLSQIHNVFHLSMLGKYVSDPSHILSYETMNLQENMSYEEEQVQILDKKENVLRNKIIALVNVLWRNNVVKEATWEL; this is translated from the coding sequence ATGTTGGATGAACTGACGTACAGATCGCCAATaaattgggatgaaatgggagaaagaaAATTCCTTGGGTCTGAGTCAGTGAATGAAGTCATTggaaagattagagcttggatgatTGCATCTCAAGACTGGCATAATAGTTATGTAGACCTGCGTAGATATGTAGAATGTGTGGTTGGTGATTATGTGTTTTTGAGGGTATCACTGATGAAGGGGGTAAAAAGATTCGGTAAGAAAGTGAAGCTATGTCCCAGAtatgtaggaccttttgagatattAGACAGGGTTGGGcaagtggcttataggttagccatGCATCCAAATTTATCACAaattcataatgtttttcacttaTCGATGTTGGGGAAATACGTGTCAGACCCGTCTCACATTCTTAGTTATGAGACGATGAATTTGCAAGAAAATATGTCTTATGAGGAGGAACAAGTACAAATTTTGGATAAgaaagaaaatgtgttaaggAATAAGATTATTGCACTAGTTAACGTTCTTTGGAGGAACAATGTGGTCAAGGAAGCAACATGGGAATTGTAG